The Coffea arabica cultivar ET-39 chromosome 2c, Coffea Arabica ET-39 HiFi, whole genome shotgun sequence genome includes the window TCAGCTATTACATTCACTTTTCCCGGATAGTAGTTAATCTTACAGTCGTAGTcctccaaaaatttcatccatcgtggctgcctcatgttcaattttttttggaaaaacagatacttaaggcttttatggtcagaataaacctcaaaggttACCTCGTACAGgtagtgcctccactttttcagggCAAAAactacagccgctaactccaagtcatgggtagggtagttttgttcgtgaggtttcaattttctagaggcaaacGAGATCACATTCTTATTCTGTATCAACACGCACCCCAATCCTTTCTTTGACACATCAGTATAAACAGTGAATCTATCCTTTCCGCTAGGCAAAGTGAGAATAGGGGCCACGGTTAgtcttttcttcaattcttgaaAACTACCTTCACACTTAGTGTCCCACAGATAACGGCCATTCTTTTTTATTAAATCGGTCAAAGGACCGGTAAGCTTGGAAAAgtcctgaataaaacgcctatAGTACCTAGCCAATCCTAAAAAGCTACGCACTTCAATGGGAGTTTCAGGTCTCTTCCATTCAGTTACGGCCTCTACTTTTGCCGAATCTACGGAAATACCTTCTTTCGAAATCACATGctccaagaaaagaaattttctctaACCAAAATCACATTTACTAAATTTGGCGTATAGCTAATGATCTCTTAGGGTTTACAAGACTAGTTTTAGATGTTGCTCATGCTCCTCTTGGGTTTTTGAGTAGACcagaatgtcatcaataaaCGCAAcgacaaattgatccaaatagggtttgaaaacccgatgcatcaaatccataaaagcggcaggggcattggtcaatCCAAAGGACATAACGGCAAATTCAAAATGCTCATATCTAGAATTGAAGGCAGTCTTTGGTACGTCCTCTTTCCGAATTAATAACTAATAATAATCCTGTCAGAAGTCTAATTTCgaaaagaccactgctccttgcaactagtcaaacaattcatcaatatggggcagtggatacttattcttaatggtcacattgTTTAACCCCCGATAGTCTATACACAACCTCAAGgtcccatctttctttttcacaAATAGCATaggggctccccaaggagatccactctcatGGATAAACCCTCGttccaaaaggtcttgcaactgcaatttcaactccttaaACTCAGTAGGTGCCATCCGATATGGGGTTTTAGAGATAGGTGATAGGTGTCGTCCCCGATAACAAGTCTATCTTGAACTCTATCTCCCTCTCCGGTGGTAAAGTTATTAATTCATCAGGGAATATATCCGGATATTCATTCACTACCGGCACATTTTCTACCTTCAACTTATCGGTGAGAGTGTTTATAAGAAAAGTTAAGAACTCTTACGCCCCTTTACTCAGAAGTTTCCTATCCCGAATACCCGAAATCAATACAGATAAGGCTAGGCTACCCCTTACATCTAGCCTTAAAGTCGCCTCCCCCGGTATATGTAATTCTACCACTTTCCTCTTACAGTCAAGTTAGGGATCATACTTAGCTAACCAGTCAATACCCAAAATAACATCGTACCTCTTAATAGCTAAGCTTATAAGATTCCCCAAAagctttctctctcctacccaaatttcacaatcaGCATACATCATACTAGTGATCAAACGTTGGGTCCCCGTAGGGGTACTAACTTCCAGGTCATAAGGCAAGCTAACAGGTCTTATATCAATTCCGCACATAAAATCaaggttaacaaaggaatgggtggcaccgGGGTTTATCAAAATCCTAACTAGACGATGAAagacagggatcgtaccttccacgaTCTCAGACGAATCAGGAACTTGACGTTGCTCAAGGGAATACACCCGAGCGGCCATCTTTGGTCTTGTCCCTTCCACCTTAGATTGCCCCGAGTTGGTCTTTGACGATTGCAGAGTTATTCTCGCCTTTTGAGGTAGAACTGGACAGCTTGCAATTTGATGCTCCGCACTCCCACAGCGCAAGCACTTCCCTTCCTTCTTCGAACAGTTATCCTCAGTATGGTTTGGTTTCCCACAGAATCCACAAGGACCCCGAGAAATAGAAGTTGAGCTCCCCTGTGAGGCATTCCTCTGCTGGTCTCGCCCTATTGGACCACCCCTTGACGGAGTTCCTCTCGACATCCCCGGAAGTCTTCCTTCTCCGGCTCcccttccaaacttgggagggttACTTCTCTCACTTTGCCctgaactacttccaggaaatccctaTTTTCCCACCTGAAAGTTTCTCACTTGAAAtcttgcattttcaactcgCAGTGCCTTCTCAACTACCTcactaaaaatattaatatggGCTACTGCCagattcttttgaattttcacatttagcccctgaataaatCGCCGCACCCTTTTTTGCTCAGTTACAATAAGTTCAGGGACGAACTTGGATAGTCTAGTAAACTGGTTCTCATACTCAGCCACCAATTGAGCTCCCAAGCGCAGCCTAATGAATTCGTCCTCCTTCTTTTCCTGAACTAGGGGCCGAAAATACTTTGGGTTAAACTCTCTCACAAAGTTTACCTATGTCTTTGGTATTtgctctctttcccactttgttcgaatcacgttccaccaagacCGGCCGGCCCCTTTCaactgaaatacagcaaaagtaACCTGTCTCTCCTCCGAATAGTGTAAGGCTACAAAGATTtctatcatcttctccaaccaccGTTCGGCCACGTCTGGATTAGGACCTCCCAGGAACtttggtggggagaacttttgaaatctttcgAGAACTCTGTCCTCACCCTCTATATAGTTGTCCGGGTTTCCAGGTTGATGAACAGGGGGTTGGGCCAGGTGTTCCACTACGTAGGCCAACAAGTCAGTCATGCGCTGAATAGCAGCGGCTACCTGGGCATTAGGGTCTATTCTAGGCTCAAGATTTGGTTCAGACACAGTTTCCTGACTACCCCCTTCAGTCGCAGGTTGCCTAATACCACGTCCTCGGCCCCAACCACTACGAGTACCCTCCATTGATATAATCAAATCTAGGGCTGAAACACATGTATAATATTAAAACGATATAGAACATAaacaaataacaagaaataagcaccAAACAAAACATTTACACAATTCTCTCTAtctagagaataaaacaaatgaattttttgagctgtcttttacttaattatatcaggaaattttggtcattttgttcatttccgttaagtttaacggattccgtcacctttataaTGTATTTCAAAGTACGGGGtgttatgttgtatattttgaaaccacgaGGGACTTTTCTGTATATTAGCTTTACcacatgaaattttttttattttttaccctatTGAATTTAAAGTTCCATGGATTTTCTGTAGGAGctttaaaattcatcaagaattagaaaaaccACTTCCACTTTCCTTAGCTCGAGagttcaagatcaaatggtggGTTGAATTCAATTTGGATTTATGTGACCAGGAAAATGTTATAAAATTTGAAGAAACATGAGAAAAGCTCAAATGGTCAGTACATCAGATTTCAAAAGGAAgcactgtgacagccccaccttcccctaaggcgtaccaaaggggttagcgaactgcctgcccaactctcgccaggactactaagacaataaaacacactaaaacatTCGAAATATGTATATTAGTGCTCCTAAACGattcaacaatcacaaaacgaAAAACGAAAAAACCCGTAACTGAAaatgaatagtgactgccacgtcactaTCCGGCCGGTACCCAATCGAATACAGATAACGTTATATAACCTCAGGGAATGaacattccaaaccaaatataataCATAAACATGATTAAACCGTTGTAtatacatacgtttgtaatgTACAAATTAAAAGGGAAATATTTGGatcaaagtacatttagggttttcaactcccgaggagctatacaaaagagtaTTTATACTAGGTCAattcattcttcaaaatgatcattggtccaaaagatggttccttgtaaggaaaacaaaggtaacgggggtgagcttacgctcgtgaggtactGACAAGACACACCAGGATAAGCATGATTAGGCAAGGAACACATAAGAAATTTCATCACATAACCAAGTTAAAAGGATACGACcagctctcaagagccactttccacttgccgtacttgatctcaAACCCATCAACATTCCGTCAACGTTTGGAGTAAAGAACAAGACCGTAGATCCCACTTTACACCACATTCCTTCCACCGAACATCCCcataccgggcccgaacacctcacagtaACAGAAAGGTAATAGTCGAGTGTACCACAgggtcgaggagataacactccactcgactaaCAGTCACTCATGGTTCGTTATCGAACCGACCaaccccttgccggctcgacccGAATAACGACCAATGAGGTAAGAGCTCAGATATCACAATAAAATCGTTGGATACAACCCTCCAATCAACATTAAATCATGCACAAGTACAGTTTTACAGTAATACAGTAGTAGTCATACAAGTAAGAGAACAAGAGCGGtgaagtacactctcgtctcattcaaGTCAACCAAGTTCACAGAATCAAGTATAAACAATCATTTAAGCATTAAACCATACaaggtacactcaccaattcaaacaaACAATTTCAAAGTTTTCATCTGACGCAAGCCTCGGTTCACCGGCACGTCctataacaataaaaaaagcACAATTAAAACTCAGACACGAGTCGAATACCTCTTAAATGAACTATTAAGGCAAAATCAAATATAGCTTGAAATggaaaatacataacatttagaGCTAAAAGTGGGAACAAACCCCAAAACTTTCATTTCTATCCAACCTCAACCTAAACTCACAAGAATCCAACATCCTCaacatttggacagcatttcccataaaatttcagattttccatcctacaaacaacccTTGAAATTCTTCCAAAGCAACCACAAGCACACAAACAATTCATAAGCCATTCAACAcacttcattagggtcacaatacccctcaatcatagccaattagaagctcaacaacCAACCATAAGAAAGCCCTAATTAGTagccctaaatctgaaattttccgcacaagcggaaattttccgcaaataacagCAATTAACGTACAAAAGCTCCATTATACACAATTTAGAGctatcaatccaaggccaaccataaccatcctatgaaaacagaaaaattcccaaaaaatcagaaatttagctaactccactttaatccatgaaatcttccataaaatcacctagttagctaccataagtcaccaattgaccattattaggaacaaagagtgagttccaagcaaaataccttaacttCTCAacaaaggtagtagcttaggggtttttcttccaaaacaactccaccaagaccttcaaactcccttagcaagtcacttttgtggactaattcaaggtttaatcggttaaatttcAAGATTTGTGTAAGAAATGGAAGAGAtagttgaagctttcttttcttttctctcaaggtgaggttcggccaagaagggtataaaatgaagatgatttgggtcaaaattggccttttagtaaagttaagaaagttaggcaagtctaACTTTGACTAggtagtgacacttggcactttgttGTTGCTTAAagttattttcttgtcttcccatggttaatccatctaggtaatctctaattatctcctaacacctagtatttaaatccctttatgcacaacttaatctaattggccgaattactctcacttaacgcactagcgggttcCACGTCCAACATACCCtcctaatttctcatgaactaacttatactagaaaaataattttaaaactatatttactgataaaaatatctataaagttaatataataaagaaaatatgaatgtgcacaagaataaaataatgcctaaaataaaaatatttttttcctttttttttctttttttttccagttctCACAAGCACTCCCAGCACACTTCAAAAGAAAGAGCAAGCATCATAATCCTATATGatagcaaatgaattttttctcaaaaagatGATGCAAAATCCCAATATATTATAAGAATATATGAGTTATCTACAAAATCAGCAAAAGAAAATAGATGAGTCAGCAGGTTCCTAATCAGATTCCACTTTTCATTTGCTTGATGGACCATGCACACAAGACCCAAATGTCATTTAAATAAATGGTGTCAGCCATTTTAAAAAGAAGAGAAGATGCAATCTCCAAAGTACCAATCAAAAGAAGATAAGAGTGTTGGCATGCAAATTCAAATGAACTTCAAATGCAAGTGTCAGtttacaaataaaattcaaatttaatattCTGATAATtgaaaataaccttcaactggAAGCTTTAAGAATTGCGAAAACTTTAAAGATTGATCCTTTAAAACAACGTAATTGAATGCAAACTTCAGTACTTTATTAAGAATAAAATTTACAAAAGAAGGGCATGGTGAAGGATAAGCACTTGGAACACTTACTTCTTCTAACACTTGATGCCCTTTCCTTCTCATTTTGAAGATTATTTATGGCTATCAGAATATTACATTTGAATGTTATTTGTAAaccgacactttcatttgaagtttatttgaatttgcATACCGacattcttattttcttttgattggtgCTTTGAAGATTGCATCTTCTCTTCTTTTGAAAATAGCCAACACCTTCTGTTTAAACGTCATTTGGTTCTTGTGCGCATGGTCCACTGAGCGGATCAAAAGTGAAATCCGATGAGGAACCTACTAACTCATCTGTCttcttttattgattttgtagATAGTTCATATATTCTTGTAATACCTCAAGATTTTGCGTcatctttttgaaaaaaaattcatttgccatcATATTTGATTGTGATGCTTGCTCTTTCTTTTGAGACGTGCTGGGAGTGCTTCCTTTTGAAATCTGATGTACTGACCATTTGAACTTTCCCTGTTTCTACAAATTTTATAACATTTTTTTGATCAcataaatcaaaattgaatccgacccaccatttaatcttgaattctcgaactaaggacattggaagtgatttttctaattcttgatgaattttaaagCTCCAACAGAAAATTTATGGAACATTAAATTCAATATGAAATAGAATTGCCTTTGAGTATACTTCTTCGGTGGTTTTTTTAAGATAGGTTTGAAATCCCATTAATGCTCTTGGAGGTAAACTTTCTTTCTGGGGTTCAAACCAATTCCACCAATGATaaaaccaaattggaaatttctTACTACAACTTTCTTTGAAAGTGAAAAACCAAGAATGGTTAAATGGCTTAAAGAAAAAGGCACGATACCAAGCTATCTTATAGTCCTAGTAtgtgaatccatctggaataaatTTAACTGAGAATGACTTTTTTTAATGTAAAGAAGTCCATTCACTAGGTAAATAGACCTTTTTGATTATACATTTGGAATGGCTAATTATCTCAGGTTTTTCTTTATCTAGAATGACAATAATTTCAACCGATTCAGTGTCCATAAGGATTAACACCTAATAGTTTAGATTTTCTACTagatcatctggttgccaaaaatattttgaggGGAATAAGATTTGTGATTAAACTATATGGTAgtacttcttgaaatctagttagGGTAATATGCTAAGTAAAGGGCTTGGTGAAATAATTGAAAGTTTTATtgaatttatttggcaaggaagGTTTAGAAGAACTTGGATTTACTATTGAAGAAGTTAGATTTTTGGCTACTTGAATATAGCTCAAAACTGGAAAGTTTTGGAGTGATTGGAATCTATTAGAAGTTGTAGGAATTTGAGTGATGGACATTTCATAGCCTTTTGGAGTCCTTGGTTTTGAAGCTCCTACTTTGGAATGCATATTTCCTGCAAATTTAACAAACAACACtactcattttttctttctccttgatCCACACCTTGTAATGAGAACTATTCTGACCGTTTTGAGTAAGCCAATACTTTATCATAATAAGTCCATTGATCTTTCTTCTCATAAGGTAACAtcgttttttaaaaaaaaaagaatagctTTTGAAGATTTCAAATATACTGttggattttttatttaaacaaacttttttatttccttaataGAAAAGAAACCGAAGGGGGGCATAGACCTTACCTCCCAGGAGCACACAAATATACTATTAGATATCTATGAAGATAATAAGGTTGAATTCTCCCTTGAGGTGTATAACAAATGAATCGACAGGTTGTTAACACGATTTCTTTTTGAATTTGTTGTTTGGAATAATAATGTTTTCTGATCATTTTTACAAACTGATCCTGTGTGAATCTGAATCCTATATAAATAAATCCTTTAACCTTTCTGAATATTCCTTTTTAATTTTAGGGTCATCTATTTTTTCTATAATACCTagtaaaaattctttatcttccttttttgtaatgacatttatatattttgaggaacttggacaattacaattttcttgttcttctgAACTAGTTAAATCATTATAATAGTCATCTTCTGTATTTTGttctttgtcattttttttttcaggttatcatatttttttcccctttttttctaacttttatTCAACTGGGTAACAAGAATAGTACATCTCTTCTGGCAAGCTAAAGTAGCTTTCTACAAAAATTGGGTAAGCCGAGCCTATCCATGGTAAGCTCTCCACGAGCAGGACTTGGCAAAGCACGAAAGTCGTCAAACACACCATCTTGCTCCGTATCTATGCCCAGGTTAGCTAGATAATGTGCGACCTTGTTCGCCTTCCTATAACAGTGGATTATCTCCCGAAAATGCAGCTTGAAACCGAGTAATTCATCCACCTCTCGTTGCAACCTCCAATGGCAACCAAATGTCCCTTGCAGTATCTGAACTAGGACAAGTGAGTCAGATTCGACATGCAACTCTTGGAAATCTCGGGC containing:
- the LOC140035656 gene encoding uncharacterized protein; translated protein: MSRGTPSRGGPIGRDQQRNASQGSSTSISRGPCGFCGKPNHTEDNCSKKEGKCLRCGSAEHQIASCPVLPQKARITLQSSKTNSGQSKVEGTRPKMAARVYSLEQRQVPDSSEIVEGTIPVFHRLVRILINPGATHSFVNLDFMCGIDIRPVSLPYDLEVSTPTGTQRLITSMMYADCEIWVGERKLLGNLISLAIKRYDVILGIDWLAKYDP